The genomic DNA CTGTTCGCCCCGGCCGTCCGGGCCGACCTGAGCAAGGCCGAGGTCAAGGAGCGGCTGACCAAGGTGGAGACGGCGCTGGACGGCTGGGACTTGTCCGGCGCGCGGAGGGAGCTGGGAGAACTCGAGGCCCAGGTGCCCAACGACATCGAGCCGCTCAAGTACTACCAGGCCCGGGTGTCCTTCGAGGAAAACAAGTACGAGGACGCCGTGGAGCTGTTCCAGGCCGCGGGCATCGAGGACAAGCCGGGCAGCTACCTGCGCCTGGCCAAGGACACGCGCGGCATCGTCAAGGACCACGCCCACACGGACAGCGAGCACTTCGCCTTCTACTACCCCAAGGGCAAGGACGAGGTGCTGGCGCCCTACGCCCTGGAGACGCTCGAGTCCATCCACCGGGCGCTCGCCGAGGACCTGGGCTACCGCCCTCCGGGGAAGATCCGCGTGGAGGTGGTCAACAACGCGCGCGAGCTGTCCAAGGTGAGCACCCTCACCTACCCGCAGATTCAAACCACCGGCACCATCGCCATCTGCAAGTTCAACAAGCTCATGGTGACGAGCCCCAAGGCCGTGGCGCGCGGCTACGACTGGCAGGACACGCTCGCGCACGAGTACATCCACCTGGTCGTCAGCCAGATGAGCCACAACACCGTGCCCATCTGGTTGCACGAGGGCCTGGCCAAGTACCTGGAGTCGCGCTGGCGCGGCAAGCCGGGCATGGCCATGACGCCCTCCACGCTCGCCCTGCTCGGGCGGCGGGTGAAGGAGGACAATCTCATTCCCTTCGAGAAGATGCACCCCTCCATCGCCATGCTCCCCACGGCCGAGGACGCCGCCACCGCCTTCGCCGAGGTCTACTTCGCCATCGACTACGTCTACTCCATCCGTGGCAACCAGGGCCTGCGCGACATCATCCTCGGCCTGCGCGATGGCAAGACGGACAGGAAGTCCGTGGAGGGCGCCACCGGCCTCTCCTTCGCCCAGTTCGAGAAGAACTGGCTCGCCCACATCAAGCAGCAGCCCTTCCCCCCGGAGCTGCTGCCGCGCGAGGAGGTCGTGCTGAAGGAAGACGCCCAACCTCCGGACGAGAAGAAGAAGGGACGGGAGATCTCCTTCGGAG from Melittangium boletus DSM 14713 includes the following:
- a CDS encoding peptidase MA family metallohydrolase; amino-acid sequence: MTRIASPLLVLALLFAPAVRADLSKAEVKERLTKVETALDGWDLSGARRELGELEAQVPNDIEPLKYYQARVSFEENKYEDAVELFQAAGIEDKPGSYLRLAKDTRGIVKDHAHTDSEHFAFYYPKGKDEVLAPYALETLESIHRALAEDLGYRPPGKIRVEVVNNARELSKVSTLTYPQIQTTGTIAICKFNKLMVTSPKAVARGYDWQDTLAHEYIHLVVSQMSHNTVPIWLHEGLAKYLESRWRGKPGMAMTPSTLALLGRRVKEDNLIPFEKMHPSIAMLPTAEDAATAFAEVYFAIDYVYSIRGNQGLRDIILGLRDGKTDRKSVEGATGLSFAQFEKNWLAHIKQQPFPPELLPREEVVLKEDAQPPDEKKKGREISFGDFAEVTEVPARKFAHLGELMRERNRIRAAAEEYAKAHKLVGDKYESVSNKYALALLELRRLDEAEQVLRGSLRVHPGSPSTSVHLGRILLHRKDYPKAKQAYLDALAADPFDPEIHIALTRIHGSLGETALVTRAKAASAVLTGLKPEDVEQVARDFLREDSELVGGGDVEAQDDAAPKPAAPEAKRKDGGP